The Longimicrobium sp. genome has a window encoding:
- a CDS encoding phage tail protein gives MPTFRENPYGAFNFLVSIDGIDGSEGSILGGFSDVSGLGTDVNYSEYRNGNEKFNTVRKIPNTHKPDDVTLKRGVIGSTNLWEWLRGVRDGTAAPRAVSITLMDEARNAVATWRLRNAQPKKWTGPTLAAKGGGEVAMEELSLVHEGIEFE, from the coding sequence ATGCCGACTTTCCGCGAGAACCCGTACGGGGCGTTCAACTTCCTCGTCTCCATCGACGGCATCGACGGCTCGGAGGGGAGCATTCTGGGCGGCTTCTCCGACGTGAGCGGGCTGGGGACGGACGTGAACTACTCCGAGTATCGCAACGGCAACGAGAAGTTCAACACCGTGCGCAAGATCCCCAACACGCACAAGCCCGACGACGTGACGCTGAAGCGGGGCGTGATCGGGTCCACCAACCTGTGGGAGTGGCTGCGGGGGGTGCGCGACGGCACCGCCGCCCCGCGCGCGGTGAGCATCACGCTCATGGACGAGGCGCGCAACGCGGTGGCAACCTGGCGGCTGCGCAACGCCCAGCCGAAGAAGTGGACCGGCCCCACGCTGGCCGCCAAGGGCGGCGGCGAGGTGGCGATGGAGGAGCTGTCGCTGGTGCACGAGGGGATCGAGTTCGAATGA
- a CDS encoding phage tail sheath subtilisin-like domain-containing protein, translated as MPEYLAPGVYVEEVSFRSKSIEGVPTSTTGMCGMTRYGPVQWGTVLTAPTTSEPRLITSFTEFERVYGGLEPLQLGDVGERIPFLAHAARAFFLNGGKRLYVSRAENGGAAASVASGAIAATWRARWPGAFGNVLVQVSVKRGRNVASGSGATMRANGVRTGAVLEQYDVAGGDTVRGLDPVTRQPLPIDGGRLIYVSVDADGVQSYFDSGGATTLTGDTLVPVEVNVSVVVDAERVDFYPELAFDPRQKRYIGRILQKDDPADENAVVWLDWTPDDTDETTLAASALELAGGLVGGRLENGDDGDLITDVELAGEPADLDNPLVKATGLEALAEIDDIAIVAAPDAATMADPFVAASALVSHADVPQHYRIAVVDGPREASMNDIRDFRGRFDSKYAALYHPWIEVLDPLERAAQGAPPRKLLLPPSGFVTGIYARSDIERGVHKAPANEIVRGLTRFEANINKARQDVLNPEGINALRFFEGRGNRVWGARTMSSDPEWKYVNVRRLFIFLEHSIDKATQWAVFEPNNERLWANIRRTIEDFLLVQWRNGALLGEKPEQAYFVRCDRTTMTQNDLDNGRLIVLIGVAPVKPAEFVIFRIGQWTGDAINPTS; from the coding sequence ATGCCCGAATACCTGGCCCCCGGGGTCTACGTCGAAGAGGTGAGCTTCCGCTCGAAGAGCATCGAGGGCGTGCCCACCAGCACCACCGGGATGTGTGGGATGACGCGCTACGGCCCCGTGCAGTGGGGGACGGTGCTCACCGCCCCCACCACCAGCGAGCCGCGGCTCATCACCAGCTTCACCGAGTTCGAGCGCGTCTACGGCGGGCTGGAGCCGCTGCAGCTGGGCGACGTGGGCGAGCGCATCCCGTTCCTGGCGCACGCGGCGCGCGCCTTCTTCCTGAACGGCGGGAAGCGCCTGTACGTCTCGCGCGCCGAGAACGGCGGCGCCGCCGCGTCGGTGGCCTCGGGCGCCATCGCCGCCACCTGGCGGGCGCGCTGGCCGGGCGCCTTCGGCAACGTGCTGGTGCAGGTCTCGGTCAAGCGCGGCAGGAACGTGGCCAGCGGCAGCGGCGCCACCATGCGGGCCAACGGGGTGCGCACGGGGGCCGTGCTGGAGCAGTACGACGTGGCCGGCGGCGACACCGTGCGCGGCCTGGACCCGGTGACCCGCCAGCCGCTGCCGATCGACGGCGGCCGACTCATCTACGTGAGCGTCGACGCCGACGGGGTCCAGAGCTACTTCGACTCGGGCGGCGCCACCACGCTCACCGGCGACACCCTGGTGCCGGTGGAGGTCAACGTCTCGGTGGTGGTGGACGCCGAGCGGGTCGACTTCTACCCCGAGCTGGCCTTCGACCCGCGCCAGAAGCGCTACATCGGCCGCATCCTGCAGAAGGACGACCCGGCCGACGAGAACGCGGTGGTGTGGCTGGACTGGACCCCCGACGACACCGACGAGACCACGCTGGCCGCCTCGGCGCTGGAGCTGGCCGGGGGGCTGGTGGGCGGGCGGCTGGAGAACGGCGACGACGGCGACCTGATCACCGACGTCGAGCTGGCGGGCGAGCCGGCCGACCTGGACAACCCTCTGGTGAAGGCCACGGGGCTGGAGGCGCTGGCCGAGATCGACGACATCGCCATCGTGGCCGCGCCCGACGCCGCCACCATGGCCGACCCCTTCGTGGCCGCGTCGGCGCTGGTGTCGCACGCCGACGTGCCGCAGCACTACCGGATCGCGGTGGTCGACGGGCCGCGCGAGGCGTCGATGAACGACATCCGCGACTTCCGCGGGCGCTTCGACAGCAAGTACGCCGCGCTCTACCACCCCTGGATCGAGGTGCTGGACCCGCTGGAGCGCGCCGCGCAGGGGGCCCCGCCGCGCAAGCTGCTCCTGCCGCCCTCGGGCTTCGTGACCGGGATCTACGCCCGCAGCGACATCGAGCGCGGGGTGCACAAGGCGCCGGCCAACGAGATCGTGCGGGGGCTCACCCGCTTCGAGGCCAACATCAACAAGGCCCGCCAGGACGTGCTGAACCCCGAGGGGATCAACGCGCTGCGCTTCTTCGAGGGCCGCGGCAACCGGGTGTGGGGCGCGCGGACGATGAGCTCCGACCCGGAGTGGAAGTACGTCAACGTGCGCCGGCTCTTCATCTTCCTAGAGCACTCCATCGACAAGGCCACGCAGTGGGCGGTGTTCGAGCCCAACAACGAGCGGCTCTGGGCCAACATCCGGCGCACGATCGAGGACTTCCTGCTGGTGCAGTGGAGGAACGGGGCGCTCCTGGGCGAGAAGCCCGAGCAGGCGTACTTCGTCCGCTGCGACCGCACCACCATGACGCAGAACGACCTGGACAACGGGCGGCTGATCGTGCTGATCGGCGTGGCCCCGGTGAAGCCGGCGGAGTTCGTGATCTTCCGCATCGGCCAGTGGACGGGCGACGCCATCAACCCGACGAGCTGA
- a CDS encoding DUF4255 domain-containing protein, protein MAGFQCIAATGKSLERLINACFTEQSPIPDGDATVRAVLIRTDDLEQIGGSGNVITPPALSIFLYRVDFNKAMRAGWSAVGSLNGRAYLPLDLHFMITPWASNAEHELQILGRAMQCLEEHPSLTGPLLSEDGGWAPGDSVQVVMEEVPTEAVMRTFDSLPHDYKLSVPYVARVVRLDSLHAAPPTETVTVIAGLTPAPAP, encoded by the coding sequence ATGGCGGGCTTCCAGTGCATCGCGGCCACGGGGAAGAGCCTGGAGCGGCTCATCAACGCCTGCTTCACGGAGCAGAGCCCGATCCCCGACGGCGACGCCACCGTGCGCGCCGTGCTGATCCGCACCGACGACCTGGAGCAGATCGGCGGCTCGGGGAACGTCATCACCCCGCCGGCGCTCTCCATCTTCCTCTACCGCGTGGACTTCAACAAGGCCATGCGCGCCGGCTGGTCGGCCGTGGGGAGCCTGAACGGGCGGGCGTACCTCCCGCTCGACCTGCACTTCATGATCACCCCCTGGGCCTCCAACGCCGAGCACGAGCTGCAGATCCTGGGGCGCGCCATGCAGTGCCTGGAAGAGCACCCCAGCCTCACCGGCCCCCTGCTCTCCGAGGACGGCGGCTGGGCCCCGGGCGACTCGGTGCAGGTGGTGATGGAGGAGGTGCCCACCGAGGCGGTGATGCGCACCTTCGACTCGCTCCCCCACGACTACAAGCTGAGCGTCCCCTACGTGGCCCGCGTGGTCCGGCTCGACAGTCTGCACGCCGCACCGCCCACCGAGACCGTCACCGTGATCGCGGGGCTCACTCCCGCCCCCGCGCCGTGA
- a CDS encoding response regulator transcription factor: MPDPNLHPSLPAGERPDPPALRVAVVAEVCLYREGLAHSLSRRAETQVLGTAGDVPEALELVKSLLPDVLLLDLGTPGAADVARAAREEGVRVVALAIAESDDAVLACAEAGLAGYVARGASMDDLVRTLQAVARGELVCPPHVAGMLFRRVGSLTVGRNGAARAALTPREREIAALIDQGMSNKEISRRLRIGLSTVKNHVHSLLEKLQVSRRGAAAARLREPEPR; this comes from the coding sequence GTGCCCGATCCGAACCTCCACCCATCCCTGCCGGCCGGCGAGCGGCCCGACCCGCCCGCCCTGCGCGTGGCCGTCGTCGCCGAGGTGTGCCTCTACCGCGAGGGGCTGGCCCACAGCCTGTCGCGCCGCGCCGAGACCCAGGTGCTGGGAACGGCCGGCGACGTGCCCGAGGCGCTGGAGCTGGTGAAGAGCCTGCTCCCCGACGTGCTGCTGCTGGACCTGGGCACCCCCGGCGCCGCCGACGTCGCCCGCGCCGCGCGCGAGGAGGGCGTGCGGGTGGTGGCGCTCGCCATCGCCGAGAGCGACGACGCGGTGCTGGCGTGCGCCGAGGCGGGGCTCGCGGGGTACGTGGCCCGCGGCGCCTCGATGGACGACCTGGTGCGCACGCTGCAGGCGGTGGCGCGTGGCGAGCTGGTGTGCCCGCCGCACGTGGCCGGGATGCTCTTCCGCCGGGTGGGCTCGCTCACGGTCGGCCGCAACGGCGCGGCGCGCGCGGCGCTCACCCCGCGCGAGCGCGAGATCGCGGCGCTCATCGACCAGGGGATGTCGAACAAGGAGATCTCGCGGCGGCTGCGCATCGGGCTCTCCACCGTCAAGAACCACGTCCACAGCCTGCTCGAGAAGCTCCAGGTCTCCCGCCGCGGCGCCGCCGCCGCCCGCCTGCGCGAGCCCGAGCCGCGCTGA
- a CDS encoding pyridoxal phosphate-dependent aminotransferase — MKEQLVAHNLRQSYIRAVTRWIGEIGGVNLGQGVCPLMPHPDVIAAATAAMEAGHNHYTPFDGVRPLKEALVQRYAAYNGMRIEPENVLVSAGATGAFESVCKAFLQPGDEVVLLEPVYNYHLRQVEERGAVPRFVPLAPPEWSLDVDQLEAAFSERTKLLVFSNPHNPTGKVFRRDELEAVGEACRRRGVIVVVDEVYEYILSGGARHVSLASLPGMFDHTLTLSAASKTLFVTGWRVGWAVGPAEVMPALGVKSDETYVCAPAPFQHAVAHAYRKGDDFFAGISAQFQAKAARLVPALNAAGLQARIPDGAYYVLADYRGLGWRGDVEAMEELIRTKKIGAIPASEFFTRGGDTGMLRFCFALSDEDLDRACELLAG, encoded by the coding sequence ATGAAAGAGCAGCTCGTCGCGCACAACCTGCGGCAGTCGTACATCCGCGCCGTCACCCGCTGGATCGGCGAGATCGGCGGGGTGAACCTGGGGCAGGGCGTCTGCCCGCTGATGCCGCACCCCGACGTGATCGCCGCCGCCACCGCGGCGATGGAGGCGGGGCACAACCACTACACCCCGTTCGACGGCGTGCGGCCGCTCAAGGAGGCGCTGGTCCAGCGCTACGCGGCGTACAACGGGATGCGGATCGAGCCCGAGAACGTGCTGGTGAGCGCGGGGGCCACGGGCGCGTTCGAGTCGGTCTGCAAGGCGTTCCTGCAGCCGGGCGACGAGGTGGTGCTGCTGGAGCCCGTCTACAACTACCACCTGCGGCAGGTGGAGGAGCGCGGCGCGGTGCCCAGGTTCGTGCCGCTGGCGCCGCCGGAGTGGTCGCTGGACGTTGACCAGCTGGAGGCCGCCTTCTCGGAGCGCACCAAGCTCCTGGTGTTCTCGAACCCGCACAACCCCACCGGGAAGGTCTTCCGGCGCGACGAGCTGGAGGCCGTGGGCGAGGCGTGCCGGCGGCGCGGGGTCATCGTGGTGGTGGACGAGGTCTACGAGTACATCCTCTCCGGCGGCGCGCGGCACGTGTCGCTCGCCTCGCTGCCGGGGATGTTCGACCACACGCTGACGCTCTCGGCCGCCAGCAAGACGCTCTTCGTCACCGGGTGGCGGGTGGGGTGGGCGGTGGGCCCCGCCGAGGTGATGCCCGCGCTGGGGGTGAAGAGCGACGAGACCTACGTCTGCGCGCCGGCGCCCTTCCAGCACGCGGTGGCCCACGCCTACCGGAAGGGAGACGACTTCTTCGCCGGGATCTCGGCGCAGTTCCAGGCGAAGGCCGCGCGGCTGGTCCCCGCGCTCAACGCGGCCGGGCTCCAGGCGCGCATTCCCGACGGCGCTTACTACGTGCTGGCCGACTACCGCGGCCTGGGGTGGCGCGGCGACGTGGAGGCCATGGAGGAGCTGATCCGCACGAAGAAGATCGGCGCCATCCCCGCCAGCGAGTTCTTCACGCGCGGCGGCGACACGGGGATGCTGCGCTTCTGCTTCGCGCTCTCCGACGAGGACCTGGACCGCGCCTGCGAGCTGCTGGCGGGGTGA
- a CDS encoding amylo-alpha-1,6-glucosidase: MAEPVRRLRWRRDDGPRVLVESEWLVTNGLGGFASGTVAGVATRRYHGLLVAALPAPLGRVVMLGHLDETLRFAGGRAVRLTCDERLGGSPPPCGTHLREFRLEAGLPVWTFAVDGAVLERRVLMVHEQNTVHVAYRLLEGSGRVTLHLRPSVHFRPMERPVSDPLGGPYVLQAVEGRIELSVGPEFPALKLYLHGGHTVFVVDGRRERELLYRVERDRGYEDTGELWSPGYFGAELAAGEAATLVASTDAWEAALALRPADAPLAEAERRRRLLAAAPPPAREGLAAELVLAADQFIVTPGYRASDVARARAAGDDVRTVVAGYHWFTDWGRDTMISLEGLTLATGRWHEAGYILRTFAHYARDGLIPNLFPDGASEGLYHTADASLWFFHAVDRYLAVTGDRGTLRVILPTLADIVRRHLGGTRFGIGVDPADGLLRQGEEGYQLTWMDAKVDGWVVTPRRGKAVEINALWHNALRLLEGWLREEGMEGAAELAEAAERARESFNRRFWYAEGGYLYDVVDGEDGDDPACRPNQVFSISLKHPVLDRERWEPVLRVVEERLLTPVGLRSLAPGHPDYKEKYFGDLRARDAAYHQGTVWAWLIGPFVDAWLKLHPGCEREARAFLEGFEAHLGEFGIGTIAEVFDAEPPFTARGCISQAWSVAEVLRCWVRTAEGEVRECVSA; the protein is encoded by the coding sequence ATGGCTGAGCCGGTGCGGCGGCTGCGGTGGCGGCGGGACGACGGCCCGCGGGTGCTGGTCGAGAGCGAGTGGCTGGTGACCAACGGGCTGGGAGGGTTCGCCTCGGGCACCGTGGCCGGGGTGGCCACCCGGCGCTACCACGGGCTGCTGGTGGCCGCGCTCCCCGCGCCGCTCGGGCGGGTGGTGATGCTCGGCCACCTGGACGAGACGCTGCGCTTCGCCGGCGGGCGCGCCGTGCGCCTCACGTGCGACGAGCGCCTGGGCGGCTCGCCGCCGCCGTGCGGGACGCACCTCCGCGAGTTCCGGCTGGAGGCGGGGCTGCCGGTGTGGACCTTCGCGGTGGACGGCGCCGTGCTGGAGCGGCGCGTGCTGATGGTGCACGAGCAGAACACCGTGCATGTCGCCTACCGCCTGCTGGAGGGGAGCGGGCGGGTGACGCTGCACCTGCGCCCCTCGGTGCACTTCCGCCCCATGGAGCGGCCCGTGTCGGACCCGCTCGGCGGGCCGTACGTGCTGCAGGCGGTGGAGGGCCGCATCGAGCTCTCCGTGGGCCCCGAGTTCCCCGCGCTCAAGCTGTACCTGCACGGCGGCCACACCGTCTTCGTGGTCGACGGGCGGCGCGAGCGCGAGCTGCTCTACCGCGTGGAGCGCGACCGCGGCTACGAGGACACGGGCGAGCTGTGGAGCCCCGGCTACTTCGGCGCCGAGCTGGCGGCGGGGGAGGCGGCCACGCTGGTGGCCTCCACCGACGCCTGGGAGGCGGCGCTGGCGCTGCGCCCCGCCGACGCGCCCCTCGCCGAGGCCGAGCGCCGCCGCCGCCTGCTGGCCGCCGCGCCCCCTCCGGCCCGGGAAGGGCTGGCGGCCGAACTGGTGCTGGCGGCGGACCAGTTCATCGTCACCCCCGGCTACCGCGCCAGCGACGTGGCCCGCGCCCGCGCCGCCGGCGACGACGTGCGCACGGTGGTCGCCGGCTACCACTGGTTCACCGACTGGGGGCGCGACACCATGATCTCGCTGGAGGGGCTGACGCTCGCCACCGGGCGCTGGCACGAGGCGGGGTACATCCTGCGCACCTTCGCGCACTACGCGCGCGACGGGCTGATCCCCAACCTGTTCCCCGACGGCGCCAGCGAGGGGCTCTACCACACCGCCGACGCCTCGCTCTGGTTCTTCCACGCCGTGGACCGCTACCTGGCCGTGACGGGCGACCGGGGGACGCTGCGGGTGATCCTGCCGACCCTGGCCGACATCGTCCGCCGGCACCTGGGGGGGACGCGCTTCGGGATCGGGGTGGACCCGGCCGACGGGCTGCTGCGCCAGGGCGAGGAGGGGTACCAGCTCACCTGGATGGACGCCAAGGTCGACGGGTGGGTGGTGACGCCCAGGCGCGGGAAGGCGGTGGAGATCAACGCGCTCTGGCACAACGCGCTGCGGCTGCTGGAGGGGTGGCTGCGCGAGGAGGGGATGGAGGGCGCCGCCGAGCTGGCGGAGGCCGCGGAGCGGGCGCGCGAGTCGTTCAACCGCCGCTTCTGGTACGCGGAGGGCGGCTACCTCTACGACGTGGTCGACGGCGAGGACGGCGACGACCCGGCGTGCCGGCCGAACCAGGTCTTTTCGATCTCGCTGAAGCATCCCGTGCTGGACCGCGAGCGCTGGGAGCCGGTGCTGCGCGTGGTCGAGGAGCGGCTGCTGACGCCCGTCGGTCTGCGCTCCCTCGCCCCGGGGCACCCCGACTACAAGGAGAAGTACTTCGGCGACCTGCGGGCGCGCGACGCGGCGTACCACCAGGGCACGGTGTGGGCGTGGCTGATCGGCCCGTTCGTCGACGCCTGGCTCAAGCTCCACCCGGGGTGCGAGCGGGAGGCGAGGGCGTTCCTGGAGGGCTTCGAGGCGCACCTGGGCGAGTTCGGCATCGGCACCATCGCCGAGGTGTTCGACGCCGAGCCGCCGTTCACCGCCCGCGGCTGCATCAGCCAGGCGTGGAGCGTGGCGGAGGTGCTGCGGTGCTGGGTGCGGACGGCGGAGGGGGAAGTGCGTGAGTGTGTGAGTGCGTGA
- the treZ gene encoding malto-oligosyltrehalose trehalohydrolase, which yields MTEARRMPVGAEVLPGGGVHFRVWAPRRRRVEVVVEGGPGEGSGPVELRPGEGGWFAGTVAAAAAGTLYRYRLDGGDAFPDPASRFQPRGPHGPSEVIDPTTFRWTDGGWPGARLAGQVLYELHVGCFTPEGTWEAAARELPELARAGVTLLEVMPVAEFPGRFGWGYDGVDLFAPTRLYGRPDDFRRFVDRAHAAGLGVLLDVVYNHLGPDGNYLSQFSDTWFTDRHRTEWGEPLRFYGPGSAGVREFYLANAAYWIREFHLDGLRLDATQNVYDTSEPHVLAELARAAREAAGERSIVVVAENEPQEAALVRAPGRGGFGMDALWNDDFHHAAIVALTGRRDAYYKDYRGTPQELVSAARWGFLYQGQRYAWQGQRRGEPAYDLAAPAFVHYLQNHDQVANSLAGERLHRLTSPGRLRALTALTLLSPQTPMLFMGQEFAASAPFLYFADHEPELAARVHAGRREFLAQFPGLSAPELQARIPDPADPETFRRCRLDLGERETHGEWYALHRDLLRLRREDAAFRAQDAARLHGAVLADEAFCLRWRVDGGAGDRLLIVNLGVETDLTPAPEPLLAPPAGSRWTVLWHSEEPRYGGTGIPTVEEAAGAWCLPGEAAVVLAPGPGRRERDEGREDDTGEDETGGEGGGEDG from the coding sequence ATGACGGAGGCGCGTCGGATGCCCGTGGGGGCGGAGGTGCTCCCGGGGGGCGGTGTGCACTTCCGCGTCTGGGCGCCCAGGCGCCGGCGCGTGGAGGTGGTGGTCGAGGGCGGCCCGGGCGAGGGGAGCGGCCCGGTCGAGCTGCGCCCCGGGGAGGGCGGCTGGTTCGCCGGCACCGTGGCGGCGGCCGCGGCGGGGACGCTCTACCGCTACCGGCTGGACGGCGGGGACGCCTTCCCCGACCCCGCCTCGCGCTTCCAGCCGCGGGGGCCGCACGGGCCGTCGGAGGTGATCGATCCGACGACGTTCCGGTGGACGGACGGCGGCTGGCCCGGCGCGCGCCTGGCGGGGCAGGTGCTCTACGAGCTGCACGTGGGGTGCTTCACCCCCGAGGGGACGTGGGAGGCGGCCGCGCGCGAGCTCCCCGAGCTGGCCCGGGCCGGCGTCACCCTGCTGGAGGTGATGCCGGTGGCCGAGTTCCCCGGCCGGTTCGGCTGGGGGTACGACGGGGTGGACCTCTTCGCTCCCACGCGGCTGTACGGACGGCCCGACGACTTCCGCCGCTTCGTGGACCGCGCGCACGCGGCCGGCCTGGGCGTGCTCCTGGACGTGGTCTACAACCACCTGGGGCCCGACGGGAACTACCTCTCCCAGTTCTCCGACACCTGGTTCACCGACCGGCACCGGACCGAGTGGGGGGAGCCGCTGCGCTTCTACGGCCCCGGGTCCGCGGGCGTGCGCGAGTTCTACCTGGCCAACGCGGCGTACTGGATCCGCGAGTTCCACCTGGACGGGCTGCGGCTGGATGCCACGCAGAACGTCTACGACACCAGCGAGCCGCACGTCCTGGCCGAGCTCGCCCGCGCGGCGCGCGAGGCCGCCGGGGAGCGATCGATCGTCGTCGTCGCCGAGAACGAGCCGCAGGAGGCCGCACTGGTGCGCGCGCCCGGGCGCGGCGGCTTCGGGATGGACGCGCTCTGGAACGACGACTTCCACCACGCGGCCATCGTCGCGCTGACCGGCCGGCGCGACGCCTACTACAAGGACTACCGGGGGACGCCGCAGGAGCTGGTCTCGGCCGCCCGGTGGGGCTTCCTCTACCAGGGGCAGCGCTACGCCTGGCAGGGGCAGCGCCGCGGCGAGCCGGCGTACGACCTGGCCGCGCCGGCCTTCGTCCACTACCTCCAGAACCACGACCAGGTGGCCAACTCGCTCGCGGGCGAGCGCCTGCACCGGCTCACCTCGCCCGGGCGGCTCAGGGCGCTGACGGCGCTCACCCTGCTCTCGCCGCAGACGCCGATGCTGTTCATGGGGCAGGAGTTCGCCGCGAGCGCGCCCTTCCTCTACTTCGCCGACCACGAGCCGGAGCTGGCGGCCAGGGTGCACGCCGGGCGCCGCGAGTTCCTGGCCCAGTTCCCCGGCCTCTCCGCGCCCGAGCTGCAGGCGCGCATCCCCGACCCCGCCGACCCGGAGACCTTCCGCCGCTGCAGGCTGGACCTCGGGGAGCGGGAGACGCACGGCGAGTGGTACGCGCTGCACCGCGACCTGCTGCGGCTCCGGCGCGAGGACGCCGCCTTCCGCGCGCAGGACGCCGCGCGCCTGCACGGCGCGGTGCTGGCGGACGAGGCGTTCTGCCTGCGCTGGCGGGTGGACGGCGGGGCGGGGGACCGGCTGCTGATCGTGAACCTGGGGGTGGAGACCGACCTCACGCCCGCGCCCGAGCCGCTGCTGGCGCCGCCCGCGGGCTCGCGCTGGACGGTGCTCTGGCACAGCGAGGAGCCGCGCTACGGGGGGACGGGGATCCCCACCGTGGAGGAGGCGGCGGGCGCCTGGTGCCTCCCCGGCGAGGCGGCGGTGGTCCTTGCCCCCGGGCCGGGGCGCCGGGAGCGGGACGAAGGCCGGGAAGACGACACGGGGGAAGACGAGACCGGGGGAGAGGGGGGCGGGGAGGATGGCTGA